In Clostridium swellfunianum, a genomic segment contains:
- a CDS encoding manganese efflux pump MntP has product MSFYSLFSIAIALSLDAFGVAVCIGLNNQVRRNNKYLFALSFGFFQFLFSLIGAYAGFLFNTYIASMPEVVGGIVIALVGAMMIKEGYENQGECPLIKPSMYFVLGMSVSIDAMVVGFTAFHDIASMAARLSDTIFIGVVTLVMSLGAFFLSRYLKRIDYIGKYADYLGGVILVLFGLKMILL; this is encoded by the coding sequence TTGAGCTTTTATTCGCTTTTTTCAATAGCAATTGCACTGTCCTTAGACGCTTTTGGTGTTGCAGTTTGCATAGGCTTAAATAACCAAGTAAGAAGGAATAATAAATATTTATTTGCATTATCATTTGGGTTTTTTCAGTTTTTATTTTCATTAATAGGAGCTTATGCAGGTTTTTTATTTAATACATATATAGCCAGTATGCCTGAAGTTGTTGGCGGCATTGTTATAGCTCTTGTAGGAGCTATGATGATAAAAGAAGGTTATGAAAACCAGGGTGAATGTCCTCTTATTAAGCCAAGCATGTATTTTGTTTTAGGTATGTCTGTAAGCATTGATGCAATGGTGGTTGGGTTTACAGCTTTTCACGATATTGCAAGTATGGCCGCTAGACTTAGTGATACCATATTCATAGGAGTTGTAACCTTGGTAATGTCTTTAGGAGCATTTTTCCTATCTAGATATTTAAAGAGAATTGATTATATAGGAAAATATGCGGATTACTTAGGGGGAGTAATACTTGTATTGTTTGGATTAAAAATGATACTTCTATAA
- a CDS encoding hemolysin family protein, with protein sequence MLGEIFILVILIGINAFFAAAEISIISLREITLEKKANEGDKKAEQLLNIIKEPSKFLSTIQVGVTLASFFTSASAAVGLSKVLEDSLRVSSISFLVKFAHTISFVFITIFISFLSLLFGELIPKRLALRRSEKIASMAVGVIRVIDRIAMPLVWALTKATNFFVNLIYGSESEHEDQITEEEIRMMINVGEERGIFRKTETDMINSIFQFDDTTVSDVMTPRPDMVMLSLDSGFEETLKVIIDEKYSRIPVYEDNIDNVAGVLYTKDIIDYMAFNSEQEEFKLSDFIKEPYFVTEYMKIDMLLKEMQKRSTHIGIVIDEYGTTAGLITIEDMLEEIVGNIYDEYDEMEEEIAIKGENEFEIDGGINMTELNDLLDTNYSENYDTVSGLLLDSFGRFPKKGESILIEDNVFTVLEVENRRIKKILVKKNS encoded by the coding sequence TTGCTTGGAGAAATTTTTATTTTAGTGATACTTATAGGAATTAATGCTTTTTTTGCTGCTGCAGAAATAAGTATTATTTCTTTAAGAGAAATAACTTTAGAGAAAAAGGCTAATGAAGGTGATAAGAAAGCAGAGCAGCTATTGAACATTATTAAAGAACCAAGTAAGTTTTTATCCACAATACAAGTAGGAGTAACACTAGCAAGTTTTTTTACATCAGCCTCAGCTGCAGTTGGCTTATCAAAAGTATTGGAAGATTCCCTACGAGTTTCAAGTATTAGCTTTTTAGTTAAATTTGCTCATACCATATCTTTTGTTTTTATTACTATATTTATATCTTTTTTATCCTTGCTTTTCGGAGAACTAATACCCAAAAGGCTTGCTCTTAGAAGGTCAGAAAAAATTGCCTCAATGGCAGTTGGAGTAATTAGAGTTATAGATAGGATAGCTATGCCTTTAGTATGGGCTTTAACGAAAGCAACAAATTTTTTTGTAAACCTAATTTATGGCTCTGAAAGTGAACATGAAGATCAAATCACTGAAGAAGAAATTAGAATGATGATTAATGTTGGTGAAGAGCGAGGGATATTTAGAAAAACTGAAACGGATATGATAAACAGTATATTCCAATTTGATGATACTACTGTAAGCGATGTTATGACACCAAGACCTGATATGGTAATGCTTTCACTTGATAGTGGTTTTGAGGAAACTTTAAAGGTGATTATAGATGAGAAGTATTCCAGAATACCGGTATATGAAGATAACATCGACAATGTAGCTGGTGTTTTATATACAAAAGATATAATAGATTATATGGCTTTTAACAGTGAACAGGAGGAATTTAAACTTTCTGATTTTATTAAGGAACCTTATTTTGTTACTGAATATATGAAAATAGATATGCTGCTTAAGGAAATGCAAAAGAGGAGTACACATATAGGAATAGTTATTGACGAATATGGCACTACAGCTGGACTTATAACTATAGAAGATATGCTGGAAGAGATAGTAGGCAACATTTATGACGAGTATGATGAGATGGAAGAGGAAATAGCAATAAAGGGAGAGAACGAATTTGAAATAGATGGTGGAATTAATATGACAGAACTTAATGATCTGCTAGATACAAATTATTCTGAAAACTATGATACCGTAAGCGGACTTCTGCTTGATTCTTTTGGCAGATTTCCTAAAAAAGGTGAGAGTATTCTAATTGAGGATAATGTATTTACGGTTTTAGAAGTTGAAAACAGAAGGATTAAAAAAATACTTGTAAAAAAGAATAGCTAG
- a CDS encoding Fur family transcriptional regulator: MELEAYLKKCNIKVTKGRLNILEILLNSEDAVSVDYIYEQCKSRGLSIDLSTVYRTMEILESKGIIDKFNLGEGKFNYRIKKEVHKHTLECSLCHKEVEIDCPMVQIEQIIKNRTGFTLMEHDLKIKGICEDCKKHK, from the coding sequence ATGGAACTTGAAGCTTATCTTAAAAAATGTAACATTAAAGTAACAAAAGGAAGATTAAATATACTAGAAATACTTTTAAACAGTGAAGATGCGGTAAGTGTTGATTATATATATGAACAATGCAAAAGCAGGGGCTTATCTATAGATTTGTCCACAGTTTATAGAACTATGGAGATTCTAGAGAGCAAAGGTATTATAGATAAATTTAATCTTGGAGAAGGTAAGTTTAATTATAGAATCAAAAAGGAAGTTCATAAGCATACTTTAGAGTGCAGTTTATGCCATAAAGAGGTGGAGATAGACTGTCCTATGGTACAGATAGAGCAGATAATAAAAAATAGAACTGGCTTTACTCTTATGGAACATGATTTGAAGATTAAAGGTATTTGTGAGGATTGCAAAAAACATAAATAA
- a CDS encoding metal ABC transporter permease: MLEYSFMQNALIAGILISILCPTVGVFLVLRRYSMMGDTLSHSSLAGIAVGLIFGFNPLLSAFIFTSICGLLIEFLRNYYKKYAELVMSIILTFSVGLAIILISTGKSTANVNTYLFGSILTVTRKDLYIIAILSIISIVVLLFLYNKLVYITFDEEGAYTSGINVKLINYLFTLLVGATIAVSIRIMGILVISSMIVIPVATALQLNLGFKKTLMFSILFGLIDIITGLVSSYYINSAPGGTIALVSVVVLILVLVFKGSKSSLLK, from the coding sequence CTTTATGCAAAATGCTTTAATAGCAGGCATTTTGATTTCCATACTATGCCCAACCGTTGGAGTTTTTCTTGTGCTTAGGAGATATTCCATGATGGGTGACACCCTGTCTCACTCGTCCTTGGCAGGAATCGCTGTTGGACTAATTTTTGGTTTTAACCCGCTTCTGAGCGCATTTATATTCACTTCAATTTGCGGGCTTTTAATCGAATTTTTGAGAAACTATTATAAAAAATACGCTGAGCTTGTTATGTCAATTATACTTACATTTAGCGTAGGCCTTGCTATCATTTTAATCAGCACAGGAAAATCAACAGCAAATGTGAATACATATTTGTTTGGAAGTATACTAACAGTGACTAGGAAAGACTTATATATAATAGCTATATTGAGTATAATTTCAATAGTTGTCTTGTTATTTTTATATAACAAACTTGTATATATAACTTTTGATGAAGAAGGAGCTTACACCTCAGGAATAAATGTTAAGCTCATAAATTATTTATTTACACTCCTAGTTGGAGCAACCATAGCCGTTTCTATAAGAATAATGGGAATACTGGTTATATCCTCTATGATTGTTATCCCTGTTGCAACTGCTCTCCAGCTTAATTTAGGTTTTAAGAAGACCTTGATGTTTTCTATTTTGTTTGGATTAATTGACATTATTACAGGACTTGTTTCTTCCTATTATATAAACAGTGCACCTGGAGGTACTATTGCTCTTGTGTCTGTAGTCGTTCTTATATTGGTCTTAGTTTTTAAGGGAAGCAAATCATCTTTATTAAAATAA